In one window of Arachis ipaensis cultivar K30076 chromosome B06, Araip1.1, whole genome shotgun sequence DNA:
- the LOC107646069 gene encoding probable serine/threonine-protein kinase PBL25: MSIGLLKNVQDLLLKRLLVIFCLLFVIESGASDIGRQPPSLASDRSLLVDDHGSKHFSFHGTPVVAVSPANPPSYGPFMSTSHPPGSSHFSVPFKKKTELQPPISGFKDIAPVHSAGAATPSALAQPPLAPYVSNCCKQDMVLKRGSKSCQCVYPIKLDLLLLNVSQSRTWNDFLDELATHLGLRSTQIELINFYVIGLSTLNMSMDITPYKGIGFSASEAARINSSLSMHKIQLDPKLVGDYKVINITWFQPPPPSPAPAFAASPVNTPLYHSPTAESSSSSNSGRHSNLFLILGIAIGLLFIAIISILVLCLCTLLPKAKEPPVESEKPRTESTVSAVGSLPHPSSTRFIAYEELKEATNNFEPASVLGEGGFGRVFKGVLNDGTAVAIKRLTSGGQQGDKEFLVEVEMLSRLHHRNLVKLVGYYSNRDSSQNLLCYELVPNGSLEAWLHGPLGINCPLDWDTRMKIALDAARGLCYLHEDSQPCVIHRDFKASNILLENNFHAKVADFGLAKQAPEGRANYLSTRVMGTFGYVAPEYAMTGHLLVKSDVYSYGVVLLELLTGRKPVDMSQPTGQENLVTWARPILRDKDRLEEIADPKLGGKYPKEDFVRVCTIAAACVAPEANQRPTMGEVVQSLKMVQRITEYQDSMIPSSNTRANLRQSSSTFEFDGTSSMFSSGPYSGLSAFENENVSRTAVFSEDLHEGR; the protein is encoded by the exons ATGTCTATCG GTTTATTGAAGAATGTTCAAGACCTGTTGCTTAAACGGTTGCTCGTTATATTCTGCTTGTTGTTTGTTATTGAGTCTGGTGCAAGTGATATAGGACGCCAACCCCCATCGTTAGCTTCAGACAGATCACTACTAGTAGATGACCACGGGTCGAAGCATTTCTCCTTTCATGGTACACCAGTTGTAGCAGTTTCACCAGCCAATCCTCCTTCATATGGTCCTTTTATGAGTACTAGTCATCCCCCTGGAAGTTCACATTTCTCCGTACCATTCAAGAAGAAGACTGAATTACAACCTCCGATTTCTGGATTTAAAGATATTGCTCCTGTACATTCTGCTGGAGCTGCAACTCCTTCTGCTTTGGCTCAGCCACCATTGGCCCCTTATGTTTCCA ATTGTTGTAAACAAGACATGGTATTGAAACGAGGCAGTAAGAGTTGCCAGTGTGTGTATCCAATAAAGCTAGACCTTCTGCTTTTGAATGTTTCTCAAAGTCGTACTTGGAATGATTTTCTTGATGAGTTAGCTACTCATCTTGGGCTACGCAGCACCCAGATTGAGCTGATAAATTTCTATGTAATCGGTTTATCAACATTAAATATGTCAATGGATATTACACCATATAAAGGGATCGGTTTCTCTGCCAGCGAAGCAGCTAGGATAAACTCGTCACTTTCAATGCATAAGATTCAACTGGACCCTAAATTAGTGGGTGACTACAAAGTCATCAATATAACTTGGTTTCAACCACCGCCTCCTTCTCCAG CTCCTGCTTTTGCTGCATCACCTGTGAATACTCCTCTGTATCATTCACCTACTGCTGAATCATCAAGTTCATCGAATAGTGGAAGGCATTCAAATTTGTTTCTTATACTTGGAATTGCTATAGGCTTACTCTTCATTGCGATCATATCTATACTTGTACTTTGTTTATGTACATTGTTGCCGAAGGCAAAAGAACCTCCTGTTGAAAGTG AAAAGCCGAGGACAGAAAGTACTGTTTCAGCTGTGGGTTCGCTTCCCCATCCATCTAGCACAAGGTTTATTGCATATGAAGAACTTAAAGAGGCAACAAACAATTTTGAACCTGCAAGTGTACTTGGAGAAGGAGGGTTTGGTAGAGTTTTTAAAGGTGTCTTAAATGATGGTACTGCTGTAGCAATAAAGAGACTCACTAGTGGAGGGCAACAGGGTGACAAAGAGTTTCTTGTTGAGGTTGAGATGCTTAGCCGGTTGCATCATCGTAACCTTGTAAAACTAGTGGGATATTATAGCAATCGGGATTCATCTCAAAATCTACTTTGTTATGAGCTTGTCCCTAATGGAAGTTTGGAGGCCTGGCTTCATG GTCCCTTGGGAATCAATTGTCCTTTGGATTGGGACACCAGAATGAAGATTGCGCTTGATGCTGCAAGAGGACTTTGTTACCTCCATGAAGACTCACAACCCTGTGTGATACACAGAGACTTCAAGGCATCAAACATATTGCTTGAGAACAACTTTCATGCTAAAGTAGCAGATTTCGGTCTTGCTAAGCAAGCACCTGAAGGCAGAGCTAATTACTTGTCTACTCGTGTCATGGGAACTTTTGG GTATGTAGCTCCTGAGTATGCCATGACCGGGCACCTTCTTGTTAAGAGTGATGTCTATAGCTACGGGGTTGTCTTGCTGGAGCTGCTTACTGGAAGGAAACCTGTGGACATGTCACAGCCAACTGGACAAGAGAACCTTGTAACTTGG GCTAGGCCAATCCTTAGAGACAAGGACAGGTTGGAAGAGATTGCTGATCCAAAACTTGGGGGAAAGTATCCAAAGGAAGATTTTGTACGTGTTTGCACCATTGCTGCTGCTTGTGTTGCTCCTGAAGCAAACCAACGACCAACAATGGGTGAAGTGGTGCAGTCACTTAAAATGGTGCAGCGCATCACAGAATACCAGGACTCCATGATACCCTCATCCAATACACGGGCAAACCTGAGACAGTCCTCTAGCACTTTTGAGTTTGATGGAACATCTTCAATGTTCTCTTCAGGTCCTTACTCTGGTCTAAGTGCCTTTGAGAACGAAAATGTTTCTAGGACTGCAGTTTTCTCTGAAGATCTTCATGAAGGACGATGA